The DNA window CAGGTTCCAAGGCCTTCTTCAACAGCCTGAAGGCAGAAATTTTCAGTAGCTATTCCTATATCAATGAGCGGGAAAGGTTTGTCCTTAACTGTCGAACCAAATTTAGACGTGAAATTGGGCTTTTCCATTACGACAACCACATGCACCGGCGCCTGTTTGGTAAAGTGATTGATCGGGAGTATACGGTTTGAAGTGGCATCAGCAACAGCGTTTTTGATTTCGGGATTGTCCACCACGATAAATTTCCAGGGTTGGGCATTACAGGCTGAAGGTGCAAGACGGGCTGCTTCAAGGCAACGTTCGATTTTCTCCTTTTCTATTGGTCGGGGTATATATGCCCTGTCGGATTGACGATTTTTGACCAGTTCAAGAAAATTCATATTTCTGTATTTATTATTTCTTCTGCGAAATTAGCATTTTAATTTCCTGAATTTTATAATTTACACAATAATCACAAACAATTTTGATCATGAATGTGAAAAAAATATCTTTAAATTTTAATGAAAAGCAAGATATTTATTGATGTTTTTTATAAATTTTAATGTTAAATATGATTTTTATTATTATTTTGTTCAGGCTTTAGTTTTAAATTTAAAGCCAAAGAAAATTCATGCATACAAGTATAAATGGTCAGAAACGAATTCGTATATTTTGTCCGGATTAACTTTTAAAATCAAATTTACTTACCGATTATGGCAGAACTATTTAAAGGATTTGAACCTGAAGCTGTTTGGAGTTATTTTAGCCAGATTTGCAATATTCCGCGTCCTTCAAAAAAAGAAGAAAAGATCAGAGAATTTTTGTTGAAGTTTGGAAATGAGCATGGATTGGAAACTCATGAAGACGGGGCTGGGAATATATTGTTAAAGAAAAAACCATCACCCGGAAGGGAAAATGACCGGACGGTGATATTGCAGGGCCACATGGATATGGTTTGTGAAAAAAATTCTGATGTACAACATGATTTTAATGCGGATGCCATTGTTCCGTTCGTTGATGGCGAATGGGTAAAAGCCAAGGGTACTACCCTGGGGGCTGATGATGGCATAGGGGTGGCAGCCATGTTGGCTGTACTGGCCGATAAAAATATTCAACATGGGCCATTGGAATGTTTTTTTACAGCCGATGAGGAAACCGGAATGACCGGAGCTTTTGCCCTGGAAAAGAAATTCTTGGGGGGTAAGGTTTTAATTAATCTGGATTCGGAAGATGAAGGAGAGTTATTCATCGGTTGTGCCGGAGGAATGGATACAACCGCTGTTTTGGGTTACGATAAACGTCCGGTTCCGGACCGTTCCAAAGCATTGGTTATTCGTATATCGGGATTAAAGGGCGGCCATTCGGGTGATGATATTCACAAGGCCTTGGGCAATTCAAATAAAATTCTTACCCGTATTCTCTGGAATGCCATGAAGAAATTTGAAATCAGGCTTTCCAGGTTTGAAGGGGGAAATTTGAGGAATGCTATACCCCGAGAGGCATACGCTGTAGTAACCGTTCCTGCAAATCAGGTCGATAAATTTAAAGTTTATCTCAAGCATATCGGGCAAACCATTAAAGAGGAACTGCTTTCAAATGAACCTTCTTTAGAAATTAAGGCAGAAGATGTTTCTTTACCGGAGTTTGTTATAAATAAAAGTGTTCAGGCCAAACTGATCAGTTCTTTGTATGCATGTCCCAATGGAGTGATAGCCTGGAGTAAGGAAATTAAAGGATTGGTGGAGACCTCAACCAATCTGGCTTCTGTAAAATATACTGAAGATAACAGGATAAAAGTGGCTACCAGTCAGCGCAGTTCAGTCAATTCTGCAAAGGAAGATATTGCCCACATGGTAGAAAGCGTATTTTCACTGG is part of the Bacteroidota bacterium genome and encodes:
- a CDS encoding aminoacyl-histidine dipeptidase; this encodes MAELFKGFEPEAVWSYFSQICNIPRPSKKEEKIREFLLKFGNEHGLETHEDGAGNILLKKKPSPGRENDRTVILQGHMDMVCEKNSDVQHDFNADAIVPFVDGEWVKAKGTTLGADDGIGVAAMLAVLADKNIQHGPLECFFTADEETGMTGAFALEKKFLGGKVLINLDSEDEGELFIGCAGGMDTTAVLGYDKRPVPDRSKALVIRISGLKGGHSGDDIHKALGNSNKILTRILWNAMKKFEIRLSRFEGGNLRNAIPREAYAVVTVPANQVDKFKVYLKHIGQTIKEELLSNEPSLEIKAEDVSLPEFVINKSVQAKLISSLYACPNGVIAWSKEIKGLVETSTNLASVKYTEDNRIKVATSQRSSVNSAKEDIAHMVESVFSLAGARVKHGKGYPGWTPNKNSEILSITIAAYRKLFNKEPKVKAIHAGLECGLFLEKYPDMDMISFGPTIKGVHSPDERLDIASVKRFWDLLAEVLRQVH
- a CDS encoding nitroreductase family protein translates to MNFLELVKNRQSDRAYIPRPIEKEKIERCLEAARLAPSACNAQPWKFIVVDNPEIKNAVADATSNRILPINHFTKQAPVHVVVVMEKPNFTSKFGSTVKDKPFPLIDIGIATENFCLQAVEEGLGT